One Bacillota bacterium genomic window, TACATATAATCCCTATGCTAAACGCGTAAATAAGAGGATACGCGCGCGCGAGTAAATACAGCAACTTGAAAAAATGGAGTGATTGGATGCTAGAGTCAACCATTGAAAATTATCTGATAAAAGCAGTAAAAAAAATTGGCGGATTAGTTTGGAAATTTGTATCCCCTGGTACGAGGGGTGTTCCTGACCGGATTGTAGCGCTGCCGGGAGGCAGGACCATTTATGTCGAGCTTAAAAAACCGGGTGAAAAACCGGAACCACTACAGCTTAAAAGGCATAGGCAATTGCGGGATAGAGGGCATCAGGTATACGTAATTGATAGTTTTAAGGGTGTTGATGATTTTATCCAGGAGGTGACCGGGAGTTGATATACACGCCGCATAGATATCAGGAATACGCGACACAGCACATCCTGGACACCCATTATACCGGACTCTTTTTAGAGATGGGTTTAGGAAAAACTGTAAGCACACTGACTGCGATCGACTTGTTGCTTAATGATTATTTTGATACCGAAAAGATATTAGTAATAGCGCCGCTAAGGGTAGCCGATGATACCTGGCCCCGGGAGATTGAAAAATGGGATCACCTAAAACATTTGCGAATTAGTAAGGTTCTGGGAAGTGCTACAGCCCGGAGAAAAGCCTTGAGAGCTGAAGCCGATATCTACGTAATAAACCGGGAAAACGTTGAATGGCTGGTACGTGAGTACGGAAATATGTGGCCATTTGGTACTGTGGTGATAGACGAGCTATCCAGTTTTAAAAATCATCAGTCAAAGAGATTTAGGGCTCTTCGCCGGGTTAGACCTTTGATGAAAAGGGTAATCGGTTTGACCGGAACGCCGGCGCCTAATGGTCTGATCGACTTATGGCCGCAGGTATATCTCCTTGACCAGGGTGAGCGTCTTGGGAAGACCATCACCGGTTATCGGGATAAATATTTCGTACCTGGTGAACGCGATGGGCATGTCGTTTATAAGTGGCATGAAAAGAAAGAAGCAGAACAAAGGATATACGAAGCCATATCGGATATCGTGGTATC contains:
- a CDS encoding VRR-NUC domain-containing protein, which gives rise to MLESTIENYLIKAVKKIGGLVWKFVSPGTRGVPDRIVALPGGRTIYVELKKPGEKPEPLQLKRHRQLRDRGHQVYVIDSFKGVDDFIQEVTGS
- a CDS encoding DEAD/DEAH box helicase — its product is MIYTPHRYQEYATQHILDTHYTGLFLEMGLGKTVSTLTAIDLLLNDYFDTEKILVIAPLRVADDTWPREIEKWDHLKHLRISKVLGSATARRKALRAEADIYVINRENVEWLVREYGNMWPFGTVVIDELSSFKNHQSKRFRALRRVRPLMKRVIGLTGTPAPNGLIDLWPQVYLLDQGERLGKTITGYRDKYFVPGERDGHVVYKWHEKKEAEQRIYEAISDIVVSMKSEDWLELPERVDRTVSIILNPKARELYKKLERELLLP